The following are encoded in a window of Amaranthus tricolor cultivar Red isolate AtriRed21 chromosome 2, ASM2621246v1, whole genome shotgun sequence genomic DNA:
- the LOC130806036 gene encoding transcription termination factor MTERF15, mitochondrial, whose product MAIKVMSIHMRKLNSLSNSLHQILIPQFPKSLTFSNIPVQKSFNHSNPSQQTYYRKQISLANLLQRYGFPASELHYFLTKNKFLLNSDLSEIEQSLGMLLLSFKLPQNLLVSLVCGSPSVLNLEFLKKWEVGITSLGMSASSSRVLCSILEFSRRFRIDPDRFSSCIGILKVLGFRDGTIIRVLEGFPGVVMINENEIKKRINYWVFLGYKRDAIDKIYSSFPRVLGFQVENRLKPLLNEFLDMGFPKKMIIQEIVREPRILSMELGELWQCVELLKKLKCRESIKEKIFGDGEFKAGFAVKMRVDCLCRYGLIRRDALYVLKREPRLITYDIEDIEKKIKFLLERMNYNIECLIEVPEYLGVNFDKQIVPRFDVIEYLRSRGGLGFEVGLRDIIKPSRLRFYNLYVKPYPECENIYGRFFEYVGKKTRHPVGLWKQFKPPKFPVSREDVVNLKSFTESLV is encoded by the coding sequence aTGGCAATCAAAGTAATGAGTATTCATATGCGAAAGCTCAATTCTCTTTCTAATTCTTTGCATCAAATTCTCATCCCACAATTTCCTAAATCATTAACCTTTTCAAACATTCCTGTTCAAAAAAGCTTCAATCATTCAAACCCTAGCCAACAAACCTATTACAGAAAACAAATTTCACTTGCCAATCTTTTACAAAGGTATGGTTTTCCTGCTTCTGAACTTCATTATTTTCTTACAAAGAACAAGTTTTTATTGAATTCAGATCTATCAGAAATTGAACAATCTTTAGGAATGTTATTGTTGTCGTTTAAATTGCCACAAAATTTGCTTGTTTCATTGGTATGTGGGTCCCCTAGTGTTCTAAATTTGGAATTTTTGAAGAAATGGGAGGTGGGTATTACTTCATTAGGGATGTCAGCTAGTTCTTCAAGGGTTTTATGTAGCATTCTAGAGTTTTCTAGAAGGTTTAGGATTGACCCAGATAGATTTTCTAGCTGTATTGGGATTTTgaaggttttagggtttagggatgGAACCATAATTAGGGTTTTAGAGGGTTTTCCTGGGGTTGttatgatcaatgaaaatgaaattaagAAAAGGATTAATTATTGGGTATTTTTAGGGTACAAAAGAGATGCTATTGataagatttatagttctttccCTAGAGTTTTAGGGTTTCAGGTAGAGAATAGATTGAAACCTTTGCTGAATGAGTTTCTTGATATGGGTTTTCCAAAGAAAATGATTATACAAGAGATTGTTAGAGAACCAAGAATTCTTAGTATGGAGCTTGGTGAGCTGTGGCAATGTGTAGAGTTGCTTAAGAAGTTGAAGTGTAGAGAATCAATCAAGGAGAAGATATTTGGTGACGGAGAGTTCAAAGCCGGATTTGCTGTGAAAATGAGAGTTGATTGCTTGTGTAGATATGGGTTGATCCGAAGAGATGCTTTGTACGTTTTGAAAAGGGAGCCAAGATTAATAACATATGACATTGAGGATATTGAAAAGAAGATTAAGTTTCTTTTAGAAAGGATGAATTACAACATTGAATGTTTGATCGAGGTCCCGGAATATTTGGGAGTGAATTTTGATAAACAAATTGTTCCAAGGTTTGATGTGATTGAGTACTTGAGATCAAGAGGTGGGCTTGGTTTTGAGGTGGGATTGAGGGATATTATAAAACCAAGTAGGCTTAGATTTTACAATCTCTATGTAAAGCCATATCCCGAGTGTGAGAATATCTATGGTAGGTTTTTTGAATATGTTGGAAAGAAGACTCGACATCCTGTTGGACTTTGGAAACAATTCAAACCTCCAAAGTTTCCAGTGTCGAGAGAAGATGTGGTGAACTTGAAATCATTTACGGAATCCTTGGTTTGA